A portion of the Ficedula albicollis isolate OC2 chromosome 4, FicAlb1.5, whole genome shotgun sequence genome contains these proteins:
- the LOC107603563 gene encoding glutathione S-transferase C-terminal domain-containing protein-like, which translates to MVTLCNLLFNAKSKMNSDQLAQDFSSWILKISKDRNAKILLDTSTTVFTFALFNVYSETYKVYKCLGIILLPSHGLAQGRGSGAPVFPSLGTIASLRALPDTQGSPCSGGKSAQSLSASSQSPPFPPHIFPILSSSSQAPSSPQNRPLVSHRRRGGGEGEGKGEGGSSVPRGPPGSRSPVVPATFSLSADPSEAQELNLRKKMKENVAEEHLYLAFSHQYRDSIFPLHTSISLFLLSYCDCKLFKVFLVPTGEDVGDQCVTKNLAGDLEVHLISRCQLPVVVQSCSLPAVVVKDDKFCRAGLSVVLRHIIQKTFEADPSKKDVLALLGFKKTCLKACAEVSQWTRLCEISIPLAVERFLTASPEHCQAIPPDILLFERKLGEPVRVHNDDKIRRQKLQQQKAGTKTGVPVLGEEAAEELKPGEVPEHPPSSLELSVAFSKLLAQEAPDAINREAPHIRRTKTSDLPLLDHVFAEGLYFTVADLVLLPCIHQFLVSSKKQGKNLVNLPLISSWYRRVQEVPGVKKAAGKCNMALLQLPELTSAPEEQLHDSASVPDELEEDNEDSHFIGGPRPTMTKLMENGIEAKFSPHPCPNWTLDWTSLPSAVSPGEGECLYVCLCI; encoded by the exons ATGGTCACCCTGTGCAACCTCCTGTTCAATGCGAAGTCAAAAATGAATTCAGACCAGCTTGCTCAGGACTTTTCCAGCTGGATCCTGAAAATCTCCAAAGACAGGAATGCAAAAATCCTTCTGG ACACCTCCACCACTGTTTTCACTTTCGCCTTATTCAATGTCTACAGCGAAACTTATAAAGTGTACAAATGCCTGGGTATCATCCTCCTA CCGTCGCACGGACTTGCACAGGGCCGCGGCTCGGGCGCGCCCGTGTTCCCGTCCCTCGGCACCATCGCGTCCCTCCGGGCGCTGCCGGACACGCAGGGCTCACCCTGCTCCGGGGGAAAGAGCGCCCAA TCgctctctgcctcctcccaatcgcccccattcccaccccacatCTTCCCCatcctctcttcctcctcccaagCCCCCTCTTCCCCGCAGAACCGCCCGCTGGTGTCTCACCGGagacgaggaggaggagaaggagaaggcaaaggagaaggaggaag ctctgtcccccgCGGCCCGCCCGGCTCTCGTTCTCCAGTAGTGCCCGCAACTTTCTCTTTATCTGCCGACCCTTCTGAAGCTCAG GAACTTAATCTCaggaagaagatgaaagaaaatgttgctgAAGAACATTTATATTTGGCTTTTTCTCATCAGTACAGAGATAGTATCTTTCCTCTTCATACATCTATCTCACTGTTTTTGCTATCCTACTGTGACTGCAAGTTATTTAAAGTTTTCTTAGTGCCGACTGGCGAAGACGTGGGTGATCAGTGTGTGACAAAAAACCTCGCCGGCGATCTTGAGGTCCATTTAATCTCCAGGTGTCAGCTTCCAGTggttgtgcagagctgcagtttaCCTGCTGTTGTCGTGAAAGATGACAAATTCTGCCGAGCTGGGCTTTCTGTCGTCTTAAGACATATAATACAAAAAACATTTGAGGCAGATCCATCTAAAAAGGATGTTTTGGCACTCTTGGGCTTTAAGAAGACCTGCTTAAAAGCCTGTGCTGAA GTTAGCCAGTGGACCAGGCTGTGTGAGATCAGCATACCTCTGGCTGTTGAAAGATTTTTAACGGCCTctcctgagcactgccaggctATTCCTCCTGacattttgctgtttgaaagGAAGCTTGGAGAACCTGTCCGAGTACATAATGATGACAAAATTCGAAGGCAGaaacttcagcagcagaaggcaggCACCAAGACTGGAGTGCCTGTGCTTggtgaagaagcagcagaggagttAAAACCAGGGGAAGTCCCTGAACATCCACCCTCAAGTTTGGAACTGAGTGTAGCTTTCTCTAAACTGCTTGCTCAGGAAGCACCAGATGCAATCAACAGGGAGGCCCCTCACATCAGGAGAACAAAAACCTCTGACCTTCCGCTCCTGGACCATGTTTTTGCAGAAGGACTTTATTTTACTGTTGCAGATCTAGTGCTTTTGCCATGCATCCATCAGTTCTTG GTTTCCAGCAAGAAACAAGGCAAAAATCTGGTAAACTTGCCACTGATATCCAGTTGGTATCGAAGAGTTCAAGAAGTACCTGGAGTAAAGAAAGCTGCTGGCAAATGCAACATGGCGCTTCTCCAGCTTCCAGAGTTGACATCTGCTCCCGAGGAACAGCTGCATGACTCTGCTTCAGTTCCTGATGAGTTAGAAGAGGATAATGAAGACAGTCATTTTATAGGTGGTCCAAGGCCAACCATGACTAAGTTAATG GAAAATGGGATTGAAGCAAAGTTTTCTCCTCATCCATGCCCCAACTGGACCCTAGACTGGACCAGTCTTCCCTCTGCAGTCAGTCCTGGGGAAGGTGAGTGTTTGTATGTCTGTTTGTGTATTTAA